Proteins encoded together in one Psilocybe cubensis strain MGC-MH-2018 chromosome 8, whole genome shotgun sequence window:
- a CDS encoding White collar 1 protein — protein MDHHHHHALPLPFPLPHHRQHAQQERQQHPHQQQQHHPHQQQQQHPEIDLDIDLVPDYGKSDLPQHEHERGVPNPTDMDLELDGVGAGVEYGMSHHSRHGHGQPGATSTTTTTSHGTGGLHGYGYGYGYGYGQGIQQGIHVQKSMDEEQSRVELQQQELQHQHHPQHPQQHPPHHHHHHPQQHPSHPPHPHPHTHPHPQSHQPTQPQPQPQPLRLQLPQYLYTSAPTLVPGGGAEVVPLTSTEWFVNSGFSGGFSFVDGFVGAGEGEGSSLAVGSSLGLGEGERLTEGAGLAEGAGLAEGAGGMGQAMGLDDKADRHPRGLALGLGGASTAHDEGGAVGGGGEGEGFSGQQQQQASSSLVSATPLISSAEVEHGSILGLSMGKGKSAAAAAVVANSSSSPFDFADDDPAADDQQHQHPAHSAFIAPAPDFSLQIPPLLNPSLLPLPLPLPLPSPANLSLLSPTPTAPYGLPVYSVSGYDILSILSRVHSRPNATVHLGPVDLTCSFVVVDPRRFDAPIVYCSPTFCALTGYSEREVVGRNCRFLQAPPPPRAPAVVRGAKREWTSGEAVERMRKAVGKGEDVQVCVVNYKKGGEAFMNLVTVITVFDDGGVVKLEGQGQGKEREPLWHVGFQVDLTEQPTAILEKLRDGTYTTHYEPPPPPPPPPLPLSHPLSSAGLDVSGNGARKAGGALGSGVAPAVGGAGAGQGQGQGQGRQVHMSRHLKRLLDKPGFIKPALLAAVDGSSSVAAAVASTMQSAPAGVGASRSRSRSYSMAVDDTTTTTQTQPTQPNNSQSQSQPNNSHSHSHPLHLLLLAQTPDFIHVVSLKGSFLYVSPAVKRVLGYDARELVGRGVLDVAYEADVVPVVRELKESSAVGVAAGAGGGFGGGGLGGNGGGGGGEGDVHLSSASALSSASASAASAAHTHAHSMPTSSSHTHPSPRAVDLLFRALTKMGRYVWLECRGRLHVEPGKGRKAIVLSGRARERMLLRWEDVGGAGGVARGVWVGGRGGGAGGGAGGGGGVGAGEKGGGGEEGDMEGRKGMEMDKETDVEGEEQSEDSTKGNAHTLHPTHSHPHPEKQQRYAHQEIWGLLSGSSACTAAFLTVGMGLADVLGWSGEEVVGRGVGEFVVDLEGGDLDSAAGADTGVHGGDAGGGDAGVCAEPGGGSGVRGGDSGCAGGGTDARKQCRAMQEIGEIVGGMRTYQRALRRVLDREAFVAARDRARARKGRGMGAGGARKGGAGAGGAGAGVTGKRKRDDTSAVQHTLKEKANANAKAHAHANAQAQAHAQAKEKAKEKAKAHAQARANLPGISARWRKVRCAMRAKGGRVVDVWFVIYRADVEDEDEEGEESSTSSERGESVYEHKEKGGDEVEQEDNQEDTDEAEAEEKDDDDDDEDGGEAQEEEEEYDEERGCNITPAALVYQIRIAGAQTIGCAPGDVPSERALWDGSAAVRWSASGSPAGAGSSRTTSSGSANGSMSGSGSTSGSVSGATPVPSRLFAMSAASMNSSSSSSSSSSSVSAPMFSSFPSSDTQSQTRPQGHPPASTSTASTTTSSSSISSSSSSSSTTSSPAAAASTSTAAAAPAPPPSTDMFAELAPARGTSWQYELQQLRFANARLEEEVCVLQGKVGALGLGLGMGMGLDRGRGSEKSKGKGNGNGNGNGNGVDTLSAGVSRMESGMGREEGGARMDLDLGFDMDLGMDMDMGLDMGMGLGLGMGLGGYSDMARYHHPHQQNQSTSQTPQTHTQIQTQTQPKQQQDLFSRGELVVSAHHRHQSQRQQPQGQAHLHQYNHLQQQRQLQQQQREQHQQKEQHQQKEQHQQKERGAYMKNVPFPPSAQNGTVNVVHGSLYDGVLPLPLSHSNSHSHSSSHSNLHSISHSISHSNSRLHSSTSSNSNSEGGAGAGVNGNGNGNGTLHHPKPLYSLPVPLSLSLPIPVQQRERERERDREREREREKERERERDRDREREREREREREMERERERDRGAERERERDGLSSALGYPAPYATPRRAYTPASLSHSHPQSYSYSYQHQQEEGYPLSSSARPRTHTQPQQPTQTQTQTQTWGTGAMPPLHVPVSMPPPSVMYQHPSSSSTSASAPVLSSSSSSPSSSLLARRRARSMREREHERGAGDKLDIDMMHTDSDRDAHADLDMDLDTDLDREADRRREGDRAGEGAGAGAGSGAHMDVQAMYAAAAAVAAGSGGGGGGGGGGGGGGRGTGMGVSLKRPWSAIGP, from the exons AACAAGAGCGACAACAGCACccacaccaacaacaacaacaccatccacatcaacaacaacaacaacaccccGAGATCGACCTCGACATCGACCTCGTGCCCGACTACGGAAAGTCTGACCTGCCccagcacgagcacgagcgcgGTGTGCCTAATCCTACGGATATGGACCTCGAACTTGACGGTGTCGGCGCTGGTGTAGAGTATGGGATGTCTCATCATAGCCGACATGGTCATGGGCAGCCGGGtgctacttctactactACAACTACTAGCCATGGAACGGGGGGTTTGCATGGATATGGGTACGGGTATGGATACGGGTATGGACAGGGGATACAGCAGGGGATACATGTGCAGAAGAGTATGGACGAGGAGCAGAGTCGGGTTGAACTACAGCAGCAGGAGCTgcaacaccagcaccacccaCAACATCCACAACAACATCCcccacaccaccaccaccaccacccccaacAACACCCCTCACACcccccgcacccgcacccgcacacccacccgcacccccaatcgcaccaacccacccaaccccaaccccaaccccaacccctGCGCCTCCAGCTCCCGCAATACCTCTACACATCCGCGCCCACGCTCGTCCCAGGCGGAGGCGCCGAGGTCGTCCCGCTCACCAGCACGGAGTGGTTCGTGAACAGTGGGTTTTCGGGCGGGTTTAGTTTTGTGGATGGGTTTGTTGgggcgggggagggggaggggtcTTCTTTGGCAGTGGGGTCGTCTTTGGGGttgggggagggggagagaTTGACGGAGGGGGCGGGGTTGGCGGAGGGGGCGGGGTTGGCGGAGGGGGCGGGGGGGATGGGGCAGGCTATGGGATTGGACGATAAGGCTGATCGACATCCACGCGGACTCGCACTCGGACTTGGGGGAGCGAGTACGGCGCACGACGAAGGCGGCGCTGttggtggcggcggcgaaggcgaagg ATTTTCgggccagcagcagcagcaggcctcgtcgtcgttggtgtCAGCGACGCCGTTGATCTCATCGGCGGAGGTGGAGCATGGATCTATTTTGGGATTGAGTATGGGCAAAGGCAAaagcgccgccgccgccgccgtcgtcgccaactcgtcctcgtcgcccTTTGACTTTGCCGACGACGATCCCGCCGCCGACGACCAACAGCATCAGCATCCCGCACACAGCGCCTTCAtcgcccccgcccccgatTTCTCGCTCCAAATCCCACCACTCCTCAACCCGTCCCTCCtccccctgcccctgcccctccccctcccatCCCCCGCCaacctctccctcctctccccAACCCCCACCGCACCGTACGGCCTCCCCGTGTACTCCGTCTCAGGGTACGAcatcctctccatcctctcCCGCGTGCACAGCCGGCCCAACGCAACCGTCCACCTCGGGCCCGTCGACCTCACATGctccttcgtcgtcgtcgacccGCGCCGCTTCGACGCGCCCATCGTCTATTGCTCCCCTACATTCTGTGCGCTGACGGGGTATAGCGAGCGGGAGGTTGTCGGGAGGAATTGTAGGTTTTTGCaggcgccgccgccgccccgCGCCCCCGCGGTGGTGCGCGGTGCGAAGAGGGAGTGGACGAGCGGGGAGGCTGTTGAGCGGATGCGCAAGGCGGTGGGGAAAGGCGAGGATGTGCAGGTTTGTGTGGTCAATTATAAGAAGGGCGGGGAGGCGTTTATGAATCTTGTTACGGTTATTACGGTTTTTGACGATGGGGGTGTTGTTAAACTtgagggacagggacaggggaAGGAGAGAGAACCGCTTTGGCATGTCGGATTTCAGGTCGATTTGACGGAGCAGCCTACGGCGATACTGGAGAAATTGAGGGATGGGACGTATACCACCCATTACGagcctcctccgcctcctccgccaCCTCCGCTTCCTCTCTCTCATCCTCTTTCGTCTGCTGGGTTGGATGTGAGTGGGAATGGCGCGCGTAAAGCGGGGGGTGCATTGGGATCTGGCGTTGCGCCTGCTGTaggaggagcgggagcaggacagggacagggacagggacaagGGAGGCAGGTGCATATGTCGCGCCATTTGAAGAGGTTGCTTGATAAACCCGGGTTTATCAAGCCTGCGCTGCTCGCTGCTGTCGATGGCTCTTCgtcggtggcggcggcggtggcgagTACGATGCAGAGTGCACCAGCGGGGGTGGGGGCGAGCCGGAGTCGGAGTCGCAGCTATTCGATGGCGGTGGAcgataccaccaccaccacccaaaCTCAACCCACCCAACCCAACAactcccaatcccaatcccaacccaacaactcccactcccactcccaccccctccacctcctcctcctcgcccaAACCCCCGACTTCATCCACGTCGTCTCCCTCAAAGGATCCTTCCTCTACGTCTCGCCCGCCGTCAAGCGCGTGCTTGGGTATGATGCGCGGGAGCTGGTTGGGAGGGGCGTGTTGGATGTGGCGTATGAGGCGGATGTGGTGCCTGTTGTGAGGGAGTTGAAGGAGAGCAGTGCGGTTGGTGTTGCGGCTGGGGCGGGGGGCGGTTTTGGGGGAGGGGGTTTGGGAGGGAAtgggggtgggggagggggggagggggatgtGCATCTGTCTTCAGCGTCAGCGTTATCCtcagcgtcagcgtcagcAGCCTCAGCAGCACATACCCACGCGCATTCCATgcccacctcctcctcccacaCCCACCCCTCCCCGCGCGCAGTCGACCTCCTCTTCCGCGCCCTCACCAAAATGGGCCGATACGTCTGGCTCGAGTGTCGCGGGCGTCTTCATGTCGAGCCGGGGAAGGGGCGGAAGGCGATTGTGTTGAGTGGGAGGGCGAGGGAGAGGATGCTTTTGAGGTGGGAGGATGTGGGGGGGGCTGGGGGGGTTGCGCGGGGGGTTTGGGttggggggagggggggtgGTGCGGGAGGGGGTGCgggagggggtggtggtgtgggtgcgggAGAGaaagggggagggggagaagaGGGGGATATGGAGGGGCGGAAGGGCATGGAGATGGATAAGGAGACGGATGTGGAGGGTGAAGAGCAAAGTGAAGACAGCACGAAAGGCAACGCACACACTCTCCACCCAACCCACTCCCACCCGCACCCCGAAAAACAGCAGCGCTACGCACACCAAGAAATATGGGGTCTTTTATCTGGCTCGTCTGCGTGTACGGCTGCGTTTTTGACGGTGGGTATGGGTCTTGCGGATGTGTTGGGATGGAGcggggaggaggtggtggggaGGGGTGTTGGGGAGTTTGTTGTTGATTTGGAGGGGGGGGATTTAGATTCTGCTGCGGGTGCGGATACTGGTGTGCATGGTGGGGATGCTGGTGGTGGGGATGCTGGTGTGTGTGCGGAGCCTGGTGGGGGTTCTGGTGTGCGTGGTGGGGATTCTGGTTGTGCAGGTGGTGGAACAGACGCGCGAAAGCAATGCAGAGCGATGCAGGAGATCGGAGAGATTGTGGGCGGGATGAGAACGTATCAGCGCGCGTTGAGGCGGGTGTTGGATCGGGAGGCGTTTGTTGCTGCTCGGGATCGTGCGCGTGCgaggaaggggagggggatgGGTGCGGGGGGTGCGAGGAAGGGGGGTGCTGGTGCgggtggtgcgggtgcgggtgttaCTGGGAAGCGGAAACGCGATGACACTTCTGCTGTTCAACATACGCTGAAGGAAAAGGCGAACGCAAACGCCAaagcacacgcacacgcaaacgcacaagcacaagcacacgCACAAGCAAAGGAGAAGGCGAAGGAGAAAGCGAAGGCACATGCCCAAGCGAGAGCCAACCTCCCGGGTATAAGCGCGCGATGGCGCAAAGTGCGCTGTGCGATGCGTGCGAAGGGCGGGAGGGTCGTGGATGTGTGGTTTGTGATTTATCGGGCGGAtgttgaggatgaggatgaggagggggaggaatCTTCGACGTCGAGCGAGCGAGGTGAATCTGTCTACGAGCATAAAGAAAAGGGGGGCGATGAAGTAGAGCAAGAAGATAATCAAGAAGATACAgacgaagcagaagcagaagaaaaagacgacgacgacgacgacgaagacggaGGAGAAGcacaagaagaggaagaggaataCGACGAGGAAAGAGGATGCAACATCACACCCGCCGCGCTCGTCTACCAGATCCGTATAGCGGGTGCACAGACGATCGGGTGTGCGCCGGGGGATGTGCCGTCGGAGCGCGCGTTGTGGGATGGGAGTGCGGCGGTGCGGTGGAGTGCGAGTGGTAGTCCGGCGGGGGCGGGTTCGTCGAGGACGACGTCGAGCGGGAGTGCGAATGGGAGTatgagtgggagtgggagtacGAGCGGGAGTGTGAGTGGTGCGACGCCGGTGCCGTCGAGGTTGTTCGCGATGTCGGCGGCGTCGATGAattcctcgtcgtcatcttcgtcgtcgtcatcgtcggtGTCAGCGCCGATGTTCTCGTCTTTCCCATCGTCGGATACACAGTCGCAAACACGTCCTCAAGGTCATCCGCCggcttccacctccaccgcctccaccaccacctcttcttcttccatatcctcttcctcctcctcctcctccaccacctcctcccccgccgccgccgcctccacctccaccgccgccgccgccccaGCGCCACCCCCATCAACCGACATGTTCGCAGAACTCGCACCAGCGCGCGGGACGAGCTGGCAGTACGAGCTGCAGCAGCTGCGCTTTGCGAATGCGCGgcttgaggaggaggtgtgTGTGCTGCAGGGGAAGGTGGGTGCGCTTGGGCTGGGgctggggatggggatggggctGGATCGCGGGCGGGGGTCCGAGAAAAGTAAGGGCAaggggaatgggaatgggaatgggaatgggaatggggtGGATACTTTGAGTGCGGGTGTGAGTAGGATGGAGAGTGGGAtggggagggaggagggaggcGCGCGTATGGATTTGGATTTAGGGTTCGATATGGATTTGGggatggatatggatatgggcttggatatgggtatgggtttgggtttaggTATGGGTTTGGGTGGGTACAGTGATATGGCACGCTATCATCACCCACACCAACAAAACCAGTCAACATCGCAGACACCGCAGACACATACACAGATACAGACACAGACCCAGccaaagcagcagcaggacCTGTTTTCGCGCGGTGAACTGGTTGTCTCTGCGCATCATCGACATCAGTCTCAGCGACAACAACCACAAGGACAGGCACATTTGCATCAATACAATCATCTTCAGCAACAGCGCCAgctccagcagcagcagcgggaacagcaccagcagaaggagcagcaccagcagaaGGAGCAGCACCAGCAAAAGGAGCGCGGCGCGTATATGAAGAACGTCCCATTTCCACCGTCTGCGCAGAATGGAACTGTGAATGTTGTGCATGGGAGTTTGTATGATGGGGTtttgcctctgcctctgtcGCATTCgaattcgcattcgcattcaaGCTCGCATTCGAACTTGCATTCGATTTCTCATTCGATTTCTCATTCGAACTCACGTTTGCATTCGAGTACAAGTTCGAATTCCAATTCAGAGGGCGGTGCGGGCGCGGGTgtaaatggaaatggaaatggaaatgggacGCTGCATCATCCGAAACCGCTTTATTCGTTACCGGTACCgctgtcgttgtcgttgccGATTCCTGTGCAGCAGcgcgagagggagagggagagagatagagagagagagcgagagagagagaaggagcGCGAGAGAGAGCGtgacagggacagggaaagggaaagggaaagggaaagagagagagaaatggagagggaaagggaaagagacaGGGGGGctgagagggagagggagagagacgGGTTATCCTCCGCGCTGGGATACCCCGCTCCATACGCTACCCCGCGGCGCGCGTATACGCCCGCGTCACTCTCGCATTCGCATCCACAGTCGTATTCTTATTCATATCAGCACCAGCAGGAAGAAGGGTATCCTCTGTCATCGTCGGCGCGGCCGCGTACGCACACGCAGCCTCAGCAGCCTACGCAAACgcagacccagacccagacgtGGGGCACGGGTGCGATGCCGCCTCTACACGTCCCCGTGTCGATGCCGCCGCCTAGCGTGATGTACCAGCAcccttcctcctcgtctACTTCCGCTTCGGCCCCTGTTttgtcgtcctcgtcgtcgtcaccgtcgtcgtcattgCTGGCGAGACGCCGTGCGCGGTCCatgcgcgagcgcgagcatGAGCGCGGTGCGGGTGATAAGCTGGACATCGACATGATGCACACTGACAGCGATAGAGATGCGCATGCGGATCTGGATATGGATCTGGATACAGATCTCGATAGAGAAGCAGatagaagaagagaaggggaTAGAGCAGGGgagggtgcgggtgcgggtgcgggttCGGGTGCGCATATGGATGTGCAGGCGATGTacgccgctgctgctgctgttgctgctggaagcggcgggggtggtggtggtggtggtggtggtggtggtggtggaagagggACGGGTATGGGTGTGTCGTTGAAGAGGCCTTGGAGCGCTATTGGGCCGTAG